Proteins found in one Litorihabitans aurantiacus genomic segment:
- a CDS encoding DUF4129 domain-containing protein produces the protein MHRSGATTGVLGVVLTVLVLLAAAAGAGLRGPWSADPPSASTTPTPSETPIVPTESPPSQEEETPLEPVEPPRDSGGLPSWLADVAEVVVVVAVLGAAVVLAVWLWRRRRRSAPSLIPDHAPGVTTGADHGDEPVPDLAPALTRARRALGVGAPPRDAIVAAWVSLEEAAGEAGAGRVPSDTPTEFAHAVLERTSADPEAVARLLRLYRAARFGRSQPTSDDVAAATDAIGRIEETWEGRP, from the coding sequence GTGCACCGCAGCGGCGCGACGACGGGCGTGCTCGGCGTCGTCCTGACCGTCCTCGTGCTGCTCGCGGCCGCCGCCGGCGCCGGCCTGCGCGGCCCGTGGAGCGCCGATCCACCCTCCGCCTCGACGACCCCGACGCCGTCGGAGACGCCGATCGTCCCCACGGAGTCCCCGCCGTCGCAGGAGGAGGAGACACCGCTCGAGCCGGTCGAGCCGCCTCGCGACTCGGGCGGGCTGCCGTCGTGGCTCGCCGACGTGGCCGAGGTCGTGGTCGTCGTGGCCGTCCTCGGCGCAGCGGTGGTCCTCGCGGTGTGGCTGTGGCGCCGCCGCCGGCGGTCCGCACCCTCCCTGATCCCCGACCACGCCCCGGGTGTCACGACCGGCGCCGACCACGGTGACGAGCCGGTCCCCGATCTCGCACCGGCCCTGACCCGGGCCCGCCGGGCGCTGGGCGTCGGTGCCCCGCCCCGCGACGCGATCGTGGCCGCGTGGGTCTCGCTCGAGGAGGCGGCCGGCGAGGCGGGAGCGGGCCGCGTCCCCTCGGACACCCCGACCGAGTTCGCGCACGCGGTGCTCGAGCGCACGTCCGCCGACCCGGAGGCGGTCGCGCGGCTCCTCCGGCTCTACCGCGCCGCCCGGTTCGGCCGGTCGCAGCCGACGAGCGACGACGTCGCCGCGGCGACCGACGCGATCGGGCGCATCGAGGAGACCTGGGAGGGGCGGCCGTGA
- a CDS encoding AAA family ATPase: MPTPAEVAEAGAAVLAEVGRAVVGMSEALRTALATVLAGGHVLLEDVPGVGKTLAARSLATALGLDFRRLQCTPDLLPSDITGALVYDPATTAFDFRPGPVFTGLFLADEINRTPPKTQSALLEAMAERQVTVEGTSYPLPTPFHVIATSNPVEHEGTYPLPEAQLDRFMVRLAVGYLEADAETEVLLRRLERRQEAAPVRTVVDPDSLLALQAGVESIDVDRDVVAYAVDLVAATREHRQVEVGASPRGSQALVLVARALAALDGRGYVSPEDVKQVAVPALAHRLTLTPQAWAGGVSPAAVVEQLLTEVPSPAAAASR, encoded by the coding sequence GTGCCGACCCCGGCCGAGGTGGCCGAGGCCGGGGCGGCCGTCCTCGCGGAGGTGGGCCGCGCCGTCGTGGGCATGTCCGAGGCGCTGCGGACCGCCCTCGCGACCGTCCTCGCCGGCGGGCACGTGCTGCTCGAGGACGTGCCGGGCGTCGGCAAGACCCTGGCCGCCCGCAGCCTCGCCACGGCCCTCGGCCTCGACTTCCGGCGGCTGCAGTGCACCCCCGACCTGCTGCCGAGCGACATCACCGGCGCACTCGTGTACGACCCCGCGACGACGGCGTTCGACTTCCGCCCCGGTCCGGTCTTCACCGGGCTGTTCCTCGCGGACGAGATCAACCGCACCCCTCCCAAGACCCAGTCCGCGCTCCTGGAGGCGATGGCCGAGCGACAGGTCACGGTGGAGGGCACCTCCTACCCGCTGCCGACACCGTTCCACGTCATCGCGACCTCCAACCCCGTCGAGCACGAGGGCACCTACCCCCTGCCCGAGGCGCAGCTCGACCGCTTCATGGTGCGGCTCGCCGTCGGCTACCTCGAGGCCGACGCCGAGACCGAGGTGCTGCTGCGCCGGCTCGAGCGGCGGCAGGAGGCGGCACCGGTGCGGACGGTCGTGGACCCGGACTCCCTGCTCGCGCTGCAGGCGGGGGTCGAGTCGATCGACGTCGACCGCGACGTCGTCGCCTACGCGGTCGACCTGGTCGCCGCCACGCGCGAGCACCGGCAGGTGGAGGTCGGCGCGTCACCCCGCGGCTCGCAGGCGCTCGTGCTGGTGGCCCGCGCCCTGGCCGCCCTCGACGGCCGCGGCTACGTCTCGCCCGAGGACGTCAAGCAGGTCGCCGTGCCCGCGCTCGCCCACCGGCTGACCCTGACGCCGCAGGCCTGGGCCGGTGGGGTCTCGCCGGCGGCGGTGGTGGAGCAGCTGCTGACCGAGGTCCCGAGCCCCGCGGCCGCGGCCTCGCGCTGA
- a CDS encoding OsmC family protein, whose translation MSADSRVASELGDDVAITVGVTRTKDDDQNRYTHLALELVVDASGLAPERRERLEKAVAQAVEKLCTVGRTVEAGAETDLSVTSQG comes from the coding sequence ATGAGCGCCGACTCCCGCGTGGCCTCGGAGCTGGGCGACGACGTCGCGATCACCGTGGGCGTGACGCGCACCAAGGACGACGACCAGAACCGGTACACCCACCTCGCGCTCGAGCTCGTCGTGGACGCCTCCGGGCTCGCACCCGAGCGCCGCGAGCGCCTCGAGAAGGCGGTCGCCCAGGCGGTCGAGAAGCTGTGCACCGTCGGGCGCACCGTCGAGGCCGGCGCGGAGACCGACCTCTCCGTCACGTCCCAGGGCTGA
- a CDS encoding RidA family protein, producing MRSGPFVQVAGQGPADPATGEYVHLGDVRAQTRQTLANVHAVLREAGADLADVVMFRAYLSTRDDFAAFDEAYGAYLDEHDGASVRPARTTVVVGLPHPDMLVEIDALAVVG from the coding sequence GTGCGCAGCGGGCCGTTCGTCCAGGTGGCCGGCCAGGGGCCCGCCGACCCGGCGACGGGGGAGTACGTCCACCTCGGGGACGTGCGCGCCCAGACCCGGCAGACGCTGGCCAACGTGCACGCCGTGCTGCGCGAGGCGGGTGCCGACCTCGCGGACGTCGTGATGTTCCGGGCCTACCTGTCCACGCGCGACGACTTCGCAGCGTTCGACGAGGCGTACGGGGCCTACCTCGACGAGCACGACGGCGCCTCGGTGCGCCCCGCGCGCACGACGGTCGTGGTGGGGCTCCCGCACCCCGACATGCTGGTGGAGATCGACGCGCTCGCCGTCGTCGGCTGA
- a CDS encoding helix-turn-helix domain-containing protein, giving the protein MTDAPEPDAEPGAPALDAAALGPALLALVDGLSDTLFCAKDAGGRYVAVNAAFVRRAGQTSRRAVLGRRAHDLFVPDLADRYVEQDARVLAGEELRHELELIRSLGGRPRWHLTTKLPVRDGVAIIGVVTMSQDVDDARDTATFPRLAQVLELLDAPTAPSGAELAAAAGTTPAVLSRRLRRITGLSTSQLLLRARIDRAAHLLTTTTRPLADVATATGFYDQAAFSRQFARLSGETPAQFRRRGRTP; this is encoded by the coding sequence ATGACCGACGCCCCCGAACCCGACGCCGAGCCCGGCGCGCCCGCGCTGGACGCCGCCGCGCTCGGCCCCGCCCTCCTGGCTCTGGTCGACGGGCTCAGCGACACGCTGTTCTGCGCCAAGGACGCCGGCGGTCGCTACGTCGCGGTCAACGCCGCCTTCGTCCGCCGGGCCGGGCAGACCTCGCGCCGCGCCGTCCTCGGGCGTCGCGCGCACGACCTCTTCGTCCCGGACCTCGCGGACCGGTACGTCGAGCAGGACGCCCGCGTGCTGGCGGGCGAGGAGCTGCGGCACGAGCTGGAGCTCATCCGATCGCTGGGCGGTCGGCCCCGGTGGCACCTGACGACCAAGCTCCCGGTCCGGGACGGGGTGGCGATCATCGGCGTCGTCACGATGTCGCAGGACGTCGACGACGCGCGCGACACCGCGACGTTCCCCCGCCTGGCGCAGGTGCTCGAGCTGCTCGACGCACCCACGGCACCCTCCGGCGCCGAGCTCGCCGCGGCCGCGGGCACGACACCGGCCGTGCTGTCGCGGCGCCTGCGCCGCATCACCGGCCTCAGCACGTCCCAGCTGCTGCTGCGGGCCCGCATCGACCGTGCGGCACACCTCCTCACGACGACGACGCGTCCGCTCGCCGACGTCGCCACCGCCACGGGGTTCTACGACCAGGCGGCCTTCTCCCGCCAGTTCGCGCGTCTGTCGGGTGAGACCCCGGCGCAGTTCCGTCGGCGGGGCCGGACGCCGTGA
- a CDS encoding GNAT family N-acetyltransferase, whose product MAVTTEGVRLAPLDASHWEQVHAIYAAGIAGGHATFSDTPPTWTTFDHDKLPILRTVALDDDGSVVGWLACRPHSDRLVFVGVLEVSIYVHPDHRRHGVGHALLTNLVHESERAGFWTLQSSVFPENTASIALHSSLGFRVLGTRERVGKMTHGPMAGVWRDLVVLERRSEQVL is encoded by the coding sequence ATGGCAGTCACCACCGAGGGCGTCCGACTCGCCCCGCTCGACGCGTCGCACTGGGAGCAGGTGCACGCCATCTACGCCGCCGGCATCGCCGGAGGGCACGCCACCTTCTCCGACACCCCGCCCACCTGGACGACGTTCGACCACGACAAGCTCCCCATCCTGCGCACCGTCGCGCTCGACGACGACGGCTCGGTCGTCGGGTGGCTCGCGTGCCGCCCCCACTCGGACCGGCTCGTGTTCGTCGGGGTGCTGGAGGTCTCGATCTACGTGCACCCCGACCACCGGCGCCACGGCGTCGGGCACGCGCTCCTGACCAACCTCGTGCACGAGAGCGAGCGCGCCGGCTTCTGGACGCTGCAGTCCTCGGTCTTCCCGGAGAACACCGCGAGCATCGCCCTGCACTCCTCGCTCGGGTTCCGGGTGCTGGGGACGCGCGAGCGCGTCGGCAAGATGACCCACGGCCCCATGGCCGGGGTGTGGCGCGACCTCGTCGTGCTCGAGCGGCGCAGCGAGCAGGTGCTCTGA
- a CDS encoding bifunctional proline dehydrogenase/L-glutamate gamma-semialdehyde dehydrogenase has product MRSAAPTHPSDPTDPIDPTDTAALTALVPGAIELAHRWASAGEGAGDAATERLGRLLEDRAGLDLAVAFVDRVARPEDTGVAARELAGLPAAAAGSFLTAGDRLLLGVGQRVARLAPGVVVPLARRRLRQLVGHLVVDASDAALTAHLARSREQGYRLNINLLGEAVLGEREAASRVARTIALVQRDDVDYVSVKVSSLVSQISTWDTPGTVARVIERLRPLYRAALAHGAFVNLDMEEYRDLDLTIEVFEAMLGEPEFADLHAGIVLQAYLPDAPAALERLIAFATARVAAGGAPIKVRLVKGANLAMERVESQLHGWPVATHDSKADTDATYVAMLERALRPDVAPALRLGVAGHNLYHLALAHLLATSRGVADAMDVEMLQGMAPTEARAVRETVGGVLLYTPVVARADFDVAVSYLVRRLEENAAPENYLHQSMVAGGQDEARSRFEASVHEAATVSREPRRRGEPLVRHGDEVLTFENAPDGDPAVAAVRERVRAALAAGRVEMVGALGGDAGAGMGSTRVAADGSPAAVPHLGSTGEVDGVVERARSLAPTWAAAGADARVAVLSDVANRLEAAREQLIAVMAHEAGKTVGESEPEVSEAIDFARWYAGSAAGLADVGGEELTFEPVAVTLVTPPWNFPVAIAVGGVLAALAAGSAVVMKPSPLAARCGVAVARHVRDALAAAGHDPDLVQVVQVAEDEVGRHLVAHDGVDQVVLTGSLETAELFAGWRAGRDGVGGPRVFAETSGKNVLVVTPSADLDLAVADVVRSAFGHAGQKCSAASLVILVGSVGRSRRFHEQLLDAVTSLRVGVPDDLGTGMGPVVERPGGKLLRALTTLEQGETWAVQPREVAPPAGHEEWEGRLWTPGVRVGVQPGSWFHLTECFGPVLGVMRADTLEEAIAWQNAVPFGLTGGIHSLDAGEIDRWLAAVEVGNAYVNRHITGAVVQRQPFGGGRGPRWGRVPRPGGRRT; this is encoded by the coding sequence ATGAGGAGCGCCGCCCCGACACACCCGAGCGACCCCACCGACCCGATCGACCCGACCGACACAGCCGCCCTCACGGCCCTGGTCCCCGGGGCGATCGAGCTCGCCCACCGGTGGGCGAGCGCCGGCGAGGGCGCGGGCGACGCCGCGACGGAGCGGCTGGGGCGGCTCCTCGAGGACCGCGCGGGGCTCGACCTCGCGGTCGCGTTCGTCGACAGGGTCGCCCGGCCGGAGGACACCGGCGTGGCCGCCCGCGAGCTGGCCGGTCTGCCGGCGGCCGCGGCGGGCTCCTTCCTGACGGCGGGGGACCGGCTGCTCCTCGGCGTCGGGCAGCGCGTGGCGCGGCTCGCGCCCGGGGTGGTGGTGCCGCTCGCGCGGCGCCGGCTGCGCCAGCTCGTCGGCCACCTCGTCGTCGACGCGAGCGACGCCGCGCTCACGGCGCACCTGGCGCGCTCGCGCGAGCAGGGCTATCGCCTCAACATCAACCTGCTCGGCGAGGCGGTGCTCGGCGAGCGCGAGGCCGCCTCCCGCGTGGCCCGGACGATCGCTCTCGTGCAGCGCGACGACGTCGACTACGTCTCGGTGAAGGTCTCCTCGCTCGTCTCGCAGATCTCGACCTGGGACACGCCGGGCACGGTCGCGCGCGTGATCGAGCGGCTGCGGCCGCTCTACCGCGCGGCGCTCGCCCACGGCGCGTTCGTCAACCTCGACATGGAGGAGTACCGCGACCTCGACCTCACGATCGAGGTGTTCGAGGCGATGCTGGGCGAGCCGGAGTTCGCCGACCTGCACGCCGGGATCGTGCTGCAGGCCTACCTCCCGGACGCGCCGGCCGCGCTCGAGCGGCTCATCGCGTTCGCGACGGCGCGGGTCGCCGCCGGCGGTGCCCCGATCAAGGTGCGGCTCGTCAAGGGCGCCAACCTCGCGATGGAGCGCGTGGAGTCGCAGCTGCACGGCTGGCCCGTCGCGACGCACGACTCGAAGGCCGACACGGATGCGACCTACGTGGCGATGCTCGAGCGTGCGCTGCGGCCCGACGTCGCCCCGGCGCTGCGCCTCGGCGTCGCCGGGCACAACCTGTACCACCTCGCGCTGGCGCACCTGCTGGCCACCTCGCGCGGCGTCGCGGACGCGATGGACGTCGAGATGCTCCAGGGCATGGCGCCCACGGAGGCCCGCGCGGTGCGCGAGACGGTGGGCGGGGTGCTCCTCTACACACCGGTCGTGGCGCGCGCGGACTTCGACGTCGCCGTCTCCTACCTGGTGCGGCGCCTCGAGGAGAACGCGGCGCCCGAGAACTACCTGCACCAGTCGATGGTCGCGGGCGGGCAGGACGAGGCGCGCTCCCGGTTCGAGGCGTCGGTGCACGAGGCGGCCACCGTGTCCCGCGAGCCGCGGCGGCGCGGCGAGCCGCTCGTGCGGCACGGGGACGAGGTGCTCACCTTCGAGAACGCGCCCGACGGCGACCCCGCCGTCGCCGCGGTGCGCGAGCGCGTCCGGGCGGCGCTCGCGGCCGGACGTGTGGAGATGGTCGGCGCGCTGGGTGGCGACGCCGGGGCCGGGATGGGCTCGACTCGTGTCGCCGCCGACGGCTCGCCCGCGGCCGTGCCGCACCTGGGCAGCACGGGTGAGGTCGACGGCGTCGTCGAGCGGGCTCGGTCGCTCGCCCCGACCTGGGCCGCGGCCGGCGCGGACGCGCGGGTGGCGGTGCTCTCCGACGTCGCGAACCGCCTGGAGGCGGCGCGGGAGCAGCTGATCGCCGTGATGGCGCACGAGGCGGGCAAGACGGTCGGCGAGTCCGAACCGGAGGTGAGCGAGGCGATCGACTTCGCGCGCTGGTACGCCGGGAGCGCGGCGGGGCTGGCGGACGTCGGCGGTGAGGAGCTGACGTTCGAGCCGGTCGCGGTGACGCTCGTGACGCCGCCGTGGAACTTTCCCGTGGCGATCGCGGTCGGGGGCGTGCTCGCGGCGCTGGCGGCGGGCTCCGCCGTCGTGATGAAGCCCTCGCCGCTCGCCGCGCGGTGCGGGGTCGCCGTCGCCCGGCACGTGCGCGACGCCCTCGCGGCCGCTGGTCACGACCCCGACCTGGTGCAGGTGGTCCAGGTCGCCGAGGACGAGGTGGGGCGCCACCTCGTGGCGCACGACGGCGTCGACCAGGTGGTCCTCACCGGCTCGCTCGAGACGGCCGAGCTGTTCGCCGGGTGGCGGGCCGGGCGCGACGGCGTCGGCGGACCGCGCGTGTTCGCCGAGACCTCGGGCAAGAACGTGCTGGTCGTGACGCCGAGCGCCGACCTGGACCTCGCCGTCGCCGACGTGGTCCGGTCCGCCTTCGGGCACGCCGGGCAGAAGTGCTCGGCGGCCTCGCTCGTGATCCTCGTGGGTTCGGTGGGGCGCTCGCGGCGCTTCCACGAGCAGCTGCTCGACGCCGTGACGTCGCTGCGCGTCGGCGTCCCGGACGACCTCGGGACCGGGATGGGGCCGGTGGTCGAGCGGCCGGGCGGCAAGCTCCTGCGCGCGCTGACCACGCTCGAGCAGGGGGAGACGTGGGCGGTCCAGCCGCGCGAGGTGGCGCCGCCGGCCGGTCACGAGGAGTGGGAGGGGCGGCTGTGGACGCCGGGCGTGCGCGTGGGCGTGCAGCCGGGGTCGTGGTTCCACCTGACGGAGTGCTTCGGTCCCGTGCTCGGCGTGATGCGGGCGGACACGCTCGAGGAGGCGATCGCGTGGCAGAACGCGGTGCCGTTCGGGCTGACCGGCGGCATCCACTCGCTCGACGCCGGCGAGATCGACCGGTGGCTCGCGGCGGTGGAGGTGGGGAACGCCTACGTCAACCGGCACATCACCGGTGCCGTGGTGCAGCGGCAGCCGTTCGGGGGTGGAAGGGGTCCTCGATGGGGCCGGGTTCCAAGGCCGGGGGGCCGACGTACGTAG
- a CDS encoding DNA-formamidopyrimidine glycosylase family protein has protein sequence MPELPEVDALGSYLRERTASRIVVAAHVAQIGALKTFSPPLDDTVGRGVAGVERFGKWLAIGLGPRGEVDPDAAEIHLVLHLAKAGWLRWREEMPPATSPKGRPMGRAAGPVALRLWFDDGSGFDLTEAGTRKRLAVHVVADPAEIPAVASLGFDPVREMSADALGTALRSRNQQVKGALRDQNLVAGIGNAYSDEILHAARMSPFTLTRSLGDDDVARLAAAVTEVLDAAVAQAAGRPAADLKDAKRRGMAVHGRAGQPCPVCGDVVREVSFADRSLQYCATCQTGGTPLADRRMSRLLR, from the coding sequence ATGCCGGAGCTGCCCGAGGTCGACGCGCTGGGGAGCTACCTGCGCGAGCGCACCGCGTCCCGCATCGTCGTCGCCGCGCACGTCGCCCAGATCGGCGCGCTGAAGACGTTCTCACCCCCGCTCGACGACACCGTCGGCCGCGGGGTCGCCGGCGTCGAGCGGTTCGGGAAGTGGCTCGCGATCGGGCTCGGGCCGCGGGGCGAGGTCGATCCGGACGCGGCCGAGATCCACCTGGTCCTCCACCTCGCCAAGGCGGGGTGGCTCCGCTGGCGCGAGGAGATGCCGCCGGCCACCTCGCCGAAGGGTCGCCCGATGGGTCGCGCGGCCGGTCCCGTGGCCCTGCGGCTGTGGTTCGACGACGGCAGCGGGTTCGACCTGACCGAGGCCGGCACGAGGAAGCGCCTGGCCGTGCACGTGGTCGCCGACCCGGCCGAGATCCCTGCCGTCGCGAGCCTCGGCTTCGACCCGGTGCGCGAGATGAGCGCGGACGCCCTGGGCACGGCGCTCCGCAGCCGCAACCAGCAGGTCAAGGGCGCGCTGCGCGACCAGAACCTGGTGGCCGGGATCGGGAACGCCTACAGCGACGAGATCCTGCACGCGGCCCGGATGTCACCCTTCACGCTGACACGGTCGCTGGGAGACGACGACGTCGCCCGGCTCGCCGCGGCCGTGACCGAGGTGCTCGACGCCGCGGTGGCCCAGGCCGCCGGACGGCCCGCCGCCGACCTCAAGGACGCCAAGCGACGCGGGATGGCCGTGCACGGCCGCGCCGGGCAACCCTGCCCGGTGTGCGGCGACGTCGTGCGCGAGGTGTCGTTCGCCGACCGGAGCCTGCAGTACTGCGCCACCTGCCAGACGGGCGGGACCCCGTTGGCCGACCGCCGGATGTCCCGGCTCCTGCGCTGA
- a CDS encoding MarR family winged helix-turn-helix transcriptional regulator, which yields MRQKDLASILSITTASASTLVDRLVRDGYAVRVAHPDDRRSVAVQTTAHSDKEVRDTLGAMHAKMLAAVESYPPEGLAVIADFLGALTEIIRTDHGSHDPGTEHPTTS from the coding sequence GTGCGGCAGAAGGACCTCGCCTCCATCCTGTCGATCACGACGGCGTCGGCCAGCACCCTCGTGGACCGGCTCGTGCGGGACGGGTACGCCGTCCGCGTGGCCCATCCCGACGACCGCCGGTCGGTCGCCGTGCAGACCACCGCGCACTCGGACAAGGAGGTGCGCGACACCCTGGGGGCGATGCACGCCAAGATGCTCGCCGCCGTCGAGTCCTACCCGCCGGAGGGTCTCGCGGTCATCGCCGACTTCCTCGGGGCGCTGACCGAGATCATCCGCACCGACCACGGGTCCCACGACCCCGGGACCGAGCACCCCACCACGAGCTGA
- a CDS encoding dihydrofolate reductase has product MTEAPDGEHAAHETSRARPGLVGLVWAQTPAGVIAADGELPWDVPEDVAHFRATVHGHPVVMGRATWDSIPPSSRPMPHSRSVVITRDASWSAPGAESVASLEEALALLAGSDEVWVMGGGEVYALAIDAADLLVVSEIEVDEPSGDLTVAPPVDPAGWVETTPLDVAGWRTSRTGTRWRIRHHRRPGGG; this is encoded by the coding sequence ATGACCGAGGCACCCGACGGCGAGCACGCCGCGCACGAGACTTCTCGGGCTCGCCCCGGCCTCGTCGGACTCGTGTGGGCCCAGACCCCGGCCGGGGTCATCGCGGCGGACGGCGAGCTGCCGTGGGACGTGCCCGAGGACGTCGCCCACTTCCGGGCCACCGTCCACGGTCACCCCGTCGTGATGGGCCGCGCCACCTGGGACTCGATACCTCCCTCGTCGCGGCCGATGCCGCACTCGCGCTCGGTGGTGATCACGCGGGACGCGTCGTGGTCCGCGCCGGGCGCCGAGTCCGTCGCCTCCCTCGAGGAGGCCCTCGCCCTGCTCGCCGGCTCCGACGAGGTGTGGGTGATGGGCGGCGGCGAGGTCTACGCCCTCGCGATCGACGCCGCCGACCTCCTCGTGGTCAGCGAGATCGAGGTCGACGAGCCGTCCGGTGACCTGACGGTGGCACCGCCCGTCGACCCGGCCGGCTGGGTCGAGACGACCCCGCTCGACGTCGCTGGGTGGCGGACGTCCCGCACGGGCACCCGCTGGCGGATCCGCCACCACCGTCGACCGGGCGGTGGGTGA
- a CDS encoding DUF58 domain-containing protein, with protein MRRIDWRVTARRGTTDPRTGTQLYVRRTQALAEAAVVLVVDSRDDVGADVRTWAGGSTGVGDELEPTSLDTARVAAATLARAYLEQGDRVGLSDLGARRRPLPPGTGRRQLRRLTHALARSAPAGEPGRLLRAPQVPAGALVAVCSTFLDDDAAEAAQLWAAAGHRVLALDVLAPPRLGELARTEVLAARLVLAERSARLRRMARAGVAVVPWHPPLPAGVGDGGTPDVAAHARTRLAVLARGGRS; from the coding sequence GTGCGGCGCATCGACTGGCGCGTGACGGCGCGGCGCGGCACCACGGACCCCCGCACCGGGACGCAGCTGTACGTGCGGCGGACCCAGGCGCTCGCCGAGGCCGCCGTCGTCCTCGTGGTCGACTCGCGCGACGACGTCGGCGCGGACGTGCGCACCTGGGCCGGTGGCAGCACCGGCGTCGGTGACGAGCTCGAACCCACCTCGCTCGACACCGCCAGGGTCGCCGCCGCCACCCTCGCGCGGGCCTACCTCGAGCAGGGCGACCGCGTCGGGCTCAGCGACCTCGGAGCGCGACGGCGCCCCCTGCCCCCGGGCACCGGCCGCCGCCAGCTGCGGCGTCTCACGCACGCGCTCGCCCGCAGCGCGCCCGCGGGCGAACCCGGTCGGCTGCTCCGGGCGCCCCAGGTGCCCGCCGGTGCACTCGTCGCCGTCTGCTCGACGTTCCTCGACGACGACGCCGCCGAGGCCGCACAGCTCTGGGCGGCCGCCGGGCACCGGGTGCTCGCCCTCGACGTCCTCGCTCCCCCGCGGCTGGGCGAGCTCGCCCGCACCGAGGTGCTCGCCGCACGGCTCGTGCTGGCGGAGAGGTCGGCACGACTGCGACGGATGGCGCGGGCCGGGGTCGCGGTGGTCCCCTGGCACCCGCCGCTGCCGGCGGGTGTCGGCGACGGCGGGACGCCCGACGTCGCGGCGCACGCCCGCACCCGGCTCGCGGTCCTCGCGCGCGGTGGTCGATCGTGA